Proteins encoded together in one Palaemon carinicauda isolate YSFRI2023 chromosome 45, ASM3689809v2, whole genome shotgun sequence window:
- the LOC137634722 gene encoding variant surface antigen E-like — MLNDLGHSSLVNLKASIWAPTYHGGSRTEQTNPEGSRSEPTNPRGSKSESTNPRGSRSEPTNPRGSRLEPTNPEGTRSEPANPGSSRSVPTNPGGSRSEPTSPGSSRSEPTDPGGSRTEPTNPGGSRSEPTNPGGSRSEPTNPGGSRSEPTNPEGSRSE, encoded by the coding sequence ATGCTTAATGACCTTGGCCATTCATCCCTTGTAAATTTGAAAGCAAGCATTTGGGCGCCAACCTATCACGGGGGTTCTAGAACAGAACAAACCAATCCTGAGGGTTCTAGATCAGAGCCAACCAATCCCAGGGGCTCTAAATCAGAGTCAACTAATCCCAGGGGTTCTAGATCAGAGCCAACCAATCCCAGAGGTTCTAGATTAGAGCCAACCAATCCTGAGGGTACTAGATCAGAGCCAGCTAATCCTGGGAGTTCTAGATCAGTGCCAACCAATCCCGGAGGTTCTAGATCAGAGCCAACTAGTCCTGGGAGTTCTAGATCAGAGCCAACCGATCCCGGAGGTTCTAGAACAGAGCCAACCAATCCCGGGGGTTCTAGATCAGAGCCAACCAATCCCGGAGGTTCTAGATCAGAGCCAACCAATCCCGGGGGTTCTAGATCAGAGCCAACCAATCCTGAGGGTTCTAGATCTGAGTAA